Part of the Peromyscus leucopus breed LL Stock chromosome 6, UCI_PerLeu_2.1, whole genome shotgun sequence genome, AGGTCAGTCATCTAGTCCATGCTTGGGCCCACATCTGTGGGAGTGACATTCTGTTTCTAGTCTGACTATGGCCTTACTTGGATATAGAAAGGAAAGCTGTAATCAAGATTCACCAAACAACCTTCTCTGGATTAGGCATGAAAcctttttatgttctttctttgAGCTTCATGAAGCAATGGGAATTTTCTCAGACAAGAAATGCTTTGGGACTGTGAGAGGGGAAATGGAAATACTGATGAAATTCTAAGTTACAAGAGAGAGGCTCTGTGCAGTTCACCACCAGAAACTGAGCCTTTGGTCACAGCAGCTGAGGCACAGCCTGTGTCTCTCTGGGCAAGTGCTCAAGGCAAAAGTTTGGGACTGGGTCAGTGCCTGGCAAGGCTTTGGTGACCGGAAGACAAGTTGGCCAGTGTGTCAAAGGGAAGTGTAGGAGTTGGGTTGTGTCTTAGATCCTTTCTGGAGGACCTGACAACTTCAGGGCCATGTCCCTGCCATGGTCACATCACTGAGTCTTTGTGTTCAGTGTCCCCTTGTGCTGCTCCACTAGTGACCCGATCCACTGAGAAGTTTTTTGTCTGGCCTCCTCCCAGCTGACAGGTGGCTCATAGCCCAGATCTCGCTGAGCTTTCTTGTAGGAGAAGGTGAACACACAATTTAACACTGTGACCATATAGCGATTAAAAGGAGGCCGGAAGTTGTAGATTGGACGCAGCAGGAAGCTCACAGTTTCCAACAGGAAGGCAAGCCAGTAGAGCAGGGGCAGAGGAAGGCTCCAACTGGAATCAAGGCGGAGGCCCCAGTCCTTGCTCAGGGCATAATATAAATCATCATAGCTTTGGTGAGGGGTGTCATCTGAGATGTAGTAGAACTGGCCTTGGATGTTTGGTGACTTCTTGGGGTCTCGTAGGCCCCTGGCTGCCAGAATGTGTGCCCAGGCTGCATTACTCACAAACACTGGGTTGACCACAGAGAATTTGGCAAAATTGTCAAGTGTGCCATTATTCTTGAGTGCTCTATTCACTACATATGAAATGTGTTGGCTCCCTTCCCCATAGATGAATGGGAGTCTTAAGGCACAAGTATGCAAAGTGCCACCATCTTTCAGGGTGCACCCATTGGCTGCCAGCACTGCCTTCTCAGCCATCTTTTTGCTGTATGGGTATGGATGAGACCATGTGCTTTCATGATTATCTTCTTCGCAGCCATTCTGGATGATGTCCTTGTAGGAGTTTGGTCCAGCCACAGCCACTGAGCTGCTGTAGATGAAGACTGGGACACTGGCTTCCACACAAGCATCCAACAGGAGCTGAGTACCTGAGTATGGGAAGTTCATCATTACTGTTAGGAAAGAGGCTGAAGGGTCCACTGTGGAGTCAGATTCAACCCTACCTCAAACCCAGTGGAAGGACTACTACAGATCTAAACACATCCTTACCTGATCTTGACTCAAATTGACACTCTGTAGCCACAGAATAACCCCCAAATTAAAAGAGGTGACATTTAGATTCTGAAAAACAGGGGATTTCTAGGTTTCTGAGTTTATAGagctatctctctctttttctctttctctccctgtctctctgtttctgtctttctctttctctctctgtttgaatataattatttttcttttcagtgttggGATCACACCTAGGCTCTTCCACATGGTAGACAAGGCCCCTCCCACTGAACCACTGTCCCagtaagctttctgttgctgtgataaacaccaggaccaaaggaATGTGGGGAGGGAACAGTTTCTATGGCTTCTATGTTCCCATGGCAGTgtgtcactgaagaaagtcacccaggaacaaaggcagaaaccatggaggaatgctctTTACTGCTTTGCTTCCCATGTGCTCATCTTGTTTACCTGtataactcaggaccacctgcctaggggtgacACACCCCACAGTGAACGGGCCCTCCCATATCCATTACTGATCCAGAAAATAACCCACAGATATAACTCCTGGCCAATCTGATGGGAGTCATTTCTTAGATGAAGTTCCCTCTTTTCAGGTGACtactattaataaaaaaacagcatTTCTATTCTGGAAAGGACTTCCCTAGATTTTTATTCTGAGAAattattcctttattctgtctagAAACTGACATCAATAAATTCCCATTATATTGAGGATGTTGCTCAGTGATTAAGCCTTTGCATTGTGTGCAAGGTTTGATCCCtgagacaataaaaaaaattcaaaaaggctccttccccaaataaaaacaaagtttcacttattttcatgcattttgtttaattaaagGAGGGCCAGTTTTTAATCCAAAAATTCAAGATACCGTAGTCTCAGAACTAGTTCAGAATTTACAGCATGCC contains:
- the LOC114688199 gene encoding NADPH-dependent 3-keto-steroid reductase HSD3B3-like, with translation MMNFPYSGTQLLLDACVEASVPVFIYSSSVAVAGPNSYKDIIQNGCEEDNHESTWSHPYPYSKKMAEKAVLAANGCTLKDGGTLHTCALRLPFIYGEGSQHISYVVNRALKNNGTLDNFAKFSVVNPVFVSNAAWAHILAARGLRDPKKSPNIQGQFYYISDDTPHQSYDDLYYALSKDWGLRLDSSWSLPLPLLYWLAFLLETVSFLLRPIYNFRPPFNRYMVTVLNCVFTFSYKKAQRDLGYEPPVSWEEARQKTSQWIGSLVEQHKGTLNTKTQ